From Ischnura elegans chromosome 13 unlocalized genomic scaffold, ioIscEleg1.1 SUPER_13_unloc_1, whole genome shotgun sequence, a single genomic window includes:
- the LOC124172429 gene encoding zinc finger protein 271-like isoform X2 → MTEVYIPVPDCLLPRDDKLFHVKDESEDPLSEGNSPVLDTSHPAGISSDASDPLAIDDLPNTLTASQGEKVEAQGMGAMVAHLDWTLVGAKEEPSPEENAQPTLSEDGDPFESSATAHESAFGVPAAEEMPEQTTSTSYLLAEGNLRNHSIDECIGPTLLVAQIDSKAGTSHEEIEKNLIDRDLEKCGASETDEISSCSIPDDRQCNTKDIESLKSSRVGAAMAVVGEKSGCDAPNTSQSLRFIRIRGNNRSDCDTIMGGNEEIDTCLIKNPGNSYSSNEDSYHCFYCSDVFEMKNELIRHMTIHSVAHNFDAAAESSIVDVSLEALPSSGHSSSCEPTASKALSEQERKRLEPMPKENVLIKEASGGKGDEKNIRRLTSFTLGEKSTTQSLSSKSSSIRNLRNHVGLRKGERPYSCSECTESFTHKRDLTVHKHTHAGEKSYSCSTCCKYFTHRGHLDIHSRTHAVEKPFMCKVCGKFFSRKDNLYAHVRTHTGERPFSCNVCEKSFSIKSNLVRHVRTHTGEKPFSCDVCEMSFSDKSHLNAHVRRHAGEKPFSCDECEKSFSVKGDLVRHVRTHTGEKSFSCRICEKSFTQRCHLDSHMRTHTGEKPFSCNECEKSFSEKSHLVRHIRTHTGDKPYSCSICGKCFTQKSILDSHLRTHTEEKPFSCNVCEKSFSDMSSLVRHIRTHTGDKPYSCSICRECFTQKSTLDNHLRQHSGEKPFICNVCEKSFARKSRLTSHIRTHTGEKLHSCSICCKHFTKRCSLDSHMRLHMGEKGIKS, encoded by the exons atgactgaagtatacattcctgtgccagactgcttattgcccAGGGACGATAAGTTG TTTCACGTGAAGGACGAGAGTGAAGACCCTCTGAGTGAAGGGAACTCTCCTGTTCTCGACACGTCACATCCAGCTGGAATTTCAAGTGATGCCTCTGACCCATTGGCCATTGATGACCTG cccaataccttaactgcttcccaaggtgaaaaggtggaagctcagggcaTGGGAGCCATGGTGGCACACCTGGACTGGACGCTGGTCggggcaaaggaggaaccatctcctgaggagaatgcccag CCTACTTTAAGTGAGGATGGGGACCCATTTGAGAGTTCAGCTACTGCCCATGAgtctgcatttg GGGTCCCGGCTGCCGAAGAAATGCCCGAGcaaacaacatcaacttcatatctgcttGCAGAAGGCAATCTAAGGaatcattcaattgatgaatgcattggtccCACACTTTTGGTGGCACAAATTGATTCCAAGGCTGGAACATCCCatgaagagatagagaaaaatctgatagatagagacttggaaaaatgtggtgcttctgAAACTGATGAGATATCAagttgctcaattcctgatgacagacaatgtaataccaaagacattgaatcacttaaaagcagCAGAGTTGGAGCCGCAATGGCTGTTGTAGGGGAGAAAAGTGGTTGTGACGCACCAAATACCTCGCAGAGCCTTAGGTTTATCAGAATTAGGGGAAACAACAGAAGTGATTGTGATACCATCATGGGAGGCAATGAGGAGATAGATACTTGCTTGATCAAAAATCCAGGGAACAGttacagttcaaacgaagattcataTCATTGCTTCTACTGCAGTGATGtgttcgaaatgaaaaatgagCTAATTAGACACATGACAATTCATTCTGTTGCTCATAATTTTGATGCtgcagcagaatcatcaatcgtagATGTGTCTCTGGAAGCACTTCCATCAAGCGGACACAGCAGTTCTTGCGAGCCTACCGCCTCAAAGGCTTTAAGTGAGCAGGAGAGGAAAAGACTAGAGCCCATGCCAAAAGAAAATGTGCTCATCAAGGAAGccagtggaggaaaaggggatgagaaaaatataagaCGATTGACAAGTTTCACTCTAGGAGAGAAATCAACTACACAAAGTTTATCTTCAAAGTCATCTAGCATTAGAAATCTACGCAATCACGTGGGTttgagaaagggagagagaccATATTCATGCAGCGAGTGCACTGAGTCCTTCACTCATAAAAGGGACCTCACCGTACACAAACATACACACGCAGGAGAAAAATcgtattcttgtagcacttgCTGCAAGTATTTTACTCATAGAGGTCATCTCGACATTCACTCGCGAACACACGCAGTAGAGAAGCCTTTTATGTGTAAGGTCTGCGGCAAGTTCTTCTCTAGGAAAGACAATCTCTACGCACACGTACGTACCCACACAGGAGAaaggcctttttcatgcaacgtgtgtgaaaagtctttttcgATTAAGAgcaacttagttagacatgtgcgcacgcacacgggagagaaaccattTTCTTGCGACGTGTGTGAAAtgtctttctcggataagagcCACTTAAATGCACATGTACGTAGGCATGCGGGAGAGAAACCGTTTTCTTGcgacgagtgtgaaaagtctttctcggttAAGGgtgacttagttagacatgtacgtacGCATACGGGAGAGAAAAGTTTTTCGTGCAGAATCTGCGAGAAATCTTTCACTCAGAGATGTCATCTCGACAGTCACATGCGAACACATAcgggggagaagcctttttcatgcaatgagtgtgaaaagtctttctcggagaagagccacttagttagacatattcgtactcacacgggggataaaccgtattcttgtagcatttgcggcaagtgtttcactcagaagAGTATTCTCGACAGTCACTTGCGAACACACACggaagagaagcctttttcatgcaacgtgtgtgaaaagtctttctcggatatgAGTAgcttagttagacatattcgtacgcatacaggggataaaccgtattcttgtagcatttgccgcGAGTGTTTCACTCAGAAGAGTACTCTCGACAATCACTTGCGACAAcactcgggagagaagccttttatatgcaatgtgtgtgaaaagtctttcgctaggaaaagtcgcctcacctcacacattcgaacacacacgggagagaaacttcattcttgtagcatttgctgcaagcATTTCACAAAGAGATGTTCTCTCGACAGTCACATGCGTTTGCATATGGGGGAGAAAGGCATTAAATCATga
- the LOC124172429 gene encoding zinc finger protein 271-like isoform X1 — protein MTEVYIPVPDCLLPRDDKLFHVKDESEDPLSEGNSPVLDTSHPAGISSDASDPLAIDDLLQPNTLTASQGEKVEAQGMGAMVAHLDWTLVGAKEEPSPEENAQPTLSEDGDPFESSATAHESAFGVPAAEEMPEQTTSTSYLLAEGNLRNHSIDECIGPTLLVAQIDSKAGTSHEEIEKNLIDRDLEKCGASETDEISSCSIPDDRQCNTKDIESLKSSRVGAAMAVVGEKSGCDAPNTSQSLRFIRIRGNNRSDCDTIMGGNEEIDTCLIKNPGNSYSSNEDSYHCFYCSDVFEMKNELIRHMTIHSVAHNFDAAAESSIVDVSLEALPSSGHSSSCEPTASKALSEQERKRLEPMPKENVLIKEASGGKGDEKNIRRLTSFTLGEKSTTQSLSSKSSSIRNLRNHVGLRKGERPYSCSECTESFTHKRDLTVHKHTHAGEKSYSCSTCCKYFTHRGHLDIHSRTHAVEKPFMCKVCGKFFSRKDNLYAHVRTHTGERPFSCNVCEKSFSIKSNLVRHVRTHTGEKPFSCDVCEMSFSDKSHLNAHVRRHAGEKPFSCDECEKSFSVKGDLVRHVRTHTGEKSFSCRICEKSFTQRCHLDSHMRTHTGEKPFSCNECEKSFSEKSHLVRHIRTHTGDKPYSCSICGKCFTQKSILDSHLRTHTEEKPFSCNVCEKSFSDMSSLVRHIRTHTGDKPYSCSICRECFTQKSTLDNHLRQHSGEKPFICNVCEKSFARKSRLTSHIRTHTGEKLHSCSICCKHFTKRCSLDSHMRLHMGEKGIKS, from the exons atgactgaagtatacattcctgtgccagactgcttattgcccAGGGACGATAAGTTG TTTCACGTGAAGGACGAGAGTGAAGACCCTCTGAGTGAAGGGAACTCTCCTGTTCTCGACACGTCACATCCAGCTGGAATTTCAAGTGATGCCTCTGACCCATTGGCCATTGATGACCTG ttgcagcccaataccttaactgcttcccaaggtgaaaaggtggaagctcagggcaTGGGAGCCATGGTGGCACACCTGGACTGGACGCTGGTCggggcaaaggaggaaccatctcctgaggagaatgcccag CCTACTTTAAGTGAGGATGGGGACCCATTTGAGAGTTCAGCTACTGCCCATGAgtctgcatttg GGGTCCCGGCTGCCGAAGAAATGCCCGAGcaaacaacatcaacttcatatctgcttGCAGAAGGCAATCTAAGGaatcattcaattgatgaatgcattggtccCACACTTTTGGTGGCACAAATTGATTCCAAGGCTGGAACATCCCatgaagagatagagaaaaatctgatagatagagacttggaaaaatgtggtgcttctgAAACTGATGAGATATCAagttgctcaattcctgatgacagacaatgtaataccaaagacattgaatcacttaaaagcagCAGAGTTGGAGCCGCAATGGCTGTTGTAGGGGAGAAAAGTGGTTGTGACGCACCAAATACCTCGCAGAGCCTTAGGTTTATCAGAATTAGGGGAAACAACAGAAGTGATTGTGATACCATCATGGGAGGCAATGAGGAGATAGATACTTGCTTGATCAAAAATCCAGGGAACAGttacagttcaaacgaagattcataTCATTGCTTCTACTGCAGTGATGtgttcgaaatgaaaaatgagCTAATTAGACACATGACAATTCATTCTGTTGCTCATAATTTTGATGCtgcagcagaatcatcaatcgtagATGTGTCTCTGGAAGCACTTCCATCAAGCGGACACAGCAGTTCTTGCGAGCCTACCGCCTCAAAGGCTTTAAGTGAGCAGGAGAGGAAAAGACTAGAGCCCATGCCAAAAGAAAATGTGCTCATCAAGGAAGccagtggaggaaaaggggatgagaaaaatataagaCGATTGACAAGTTTCACTCTAGGAGAGAAATCAACTACACAAAGTTTATCTTCAAAGTCATCTAGCATTAGAAATCTACGCAATCACGTGGGTttgagaaagggagagagaccATATTCATGCAGCGAGTGCACTGAGTCCTTCACTCATAAAAGGGACCTCACCGTACACAAACATACACACGCAGGAGAAAAATcgtattcttgtagcacttgCTGCAAGTATTTTACTCATAGAGGTCATCTCGACATTCACTCGCGAACACACGCAGTAGAGAAGCCTTTTATGTGTAAGGTCTGCGGCAAGTTCTTCTCTAGGAAAGACAATCTCTACGCACACGTACGTACCCACACAGGAGAaaggcctttttcatgcaacgtgtgtgaaaagtctttttcgATTAAGAgcaacttagttagacatgtgcgcacgcacacgggagagaaaccattTTCTTGCGACGTGTGTGAAAtgtctttctcggataagagcCACTTAAATGCACATGTACGTAGGCATGCGGGAGAGAAACCGTTTTCTTGcgacgagtgtgaaaagtctttctcggttAAGGgtgacttagttagacatgtacgtacGCATACGGGAGAGAAAAGTTTTTCGTGCAGAATCTGCGAGAAATCTTTCACTCAGAGATGTCATCTCGACAGTCACATGCGAACACATAcgggggagaagcctttttcatgcaatgagtgtgaaaagtctttctcggagaagagccacttagttagacatattcgtactcacacgggggataaaccgtattcttgtagcatttgcggcaagtgtttcactcagaagAGTATTCTCGACAGTCACTTGCGAACACACACggaagagaagcctttttcatgcaacgtgtgtgaaaagtctttctcggatatgAGTAgcttagttagacatattcgtacgcatacaggggataaaccgtattcttgtagcatttgccgcGAGTGTTTCACTCAGAAGAGTACTCTCGACAATCACTTGCGACAAcactcgggagagaagccttttatatgcaatgtgtgtgaaaagtctttcgctaggaaaagtcgcctcacctcacacattcgaacacacacgggagagaaacttcattcttgtagcatttgctgcaagcATTTCACAAAGAGATGTTCTCTCGACAGTCACATGCGTTTGCATATGGGGGAGAAAGGCATTAAATCATga